A genomic window from Fibrobacterota bacterium includes:
- a CDS encoding epimerase: MRVVVFGASGMVGAAVTQACLDDSKVESVLVVGRGPAGFTHPKLTERIVADLADLSAIESDLVGLNACFLTVGASAAGRTEAEFTKLNYDLPLSIARFLAERNPDLAINYVSGAGCDSSEHGKVMWARVKGRTEHALLALPIRRATMFRLAGLVPLKGHKSKTKLYRAFYTPFSPVLPLLARLLPGLITTPAILGRAMIRAAQGRSQSRILEPVDIDRLGR, encoded by the coding sequence TTGCGTGTGGTCGTGTTCGGCGCCTCCGGAATGGTGGGCGCCGCCGTGACCCAGGCCTGCCTGGATGACTCCAAGGTGGAATCCGTGTTGGTGGTGGGCCGTGGCCCGGCGGGCTTTACCCACCCCAAGCTCACGGAGCGGATCGTCGCGGATCTGGCCGACCTGTCTGCCATCGAGTCGGATCTGGTGGGCCTCAATGCCTGCTTTCTGACCGTCGGTGCATCGGCGGCCGGAAGGACCGAGGCGGAGTTCACGAAGCTGAACTACGACCTCCCCCTTTCGATCGCGCGGTTTCTGGCCGAACGCAATCCCGACCTGGCCATCAATTACGTGTCGGGTGCGGGGTGCGATTCCAGCGAGCACGGCAAGGTAATGTGGGCCCGCGTCAAGGGACGCACCGAACACGCCTTGCTTGCATTGCCCATCCGACGCGCCACCATGTTCCGCCTGGCGGGGCTCGTACCTCTGAAGGGCCACAAGTCCAAGACCAAGCTCTACCGTGCCTTCTACACTCCGTTCAGCCCGGTCCTGCCGCTGCTGGCCCGCCTACTGCCTGGCCTGATCACCACCCCCGCCATTTTGGGACGCGCCATGATCCGCGCCGCCCAGGGTCGCAGCCAGTCCCGCATCCTGGAGCCCGTGGACATCGATCGATTGGGGCGGTAG
- a CDS encoding DUF3494 domain-containing protein, producing the protein MKTLTKICITTATMVALGALLASCESSDPDSTPGSDSTLRRVSSSEIPSLGTATPFAVFGGGAGITNQGVNTVIHGDMGTTGASTMITGFHSASFHYAETPLNVGAVNGAVVTDAPQGTPADFALAKNVAGDALNAYNQLAAIPGGIDPAAGLLEGLTLFPGVYKSASGAFLLVGSDLTLDAQGDPDAIWVFQMANSLTVGGPAAPRSVVLVNGAQAKNVYWQVGSAATINGAGGGTMTGTILASSGASISSPGRSAPTTLNGRALALFGSVTMVNTVINTPDEAVPARTAASATKMSESIPRVLISGTNAANVAAAADQGTMDIVNNGGHVAATEIGSGTIDILNDGGVLTATNTGNGTMTIRSTATGAVTVTNTGNGNVTVNASGDQPITLTHTGDEDFNYPASSGIARR; encoded by the coding sequence ATGAAAACGCTGACAAAAATTTGCATCACCACCGCGACCATGGTCGCCCTCGGGGCCCTGCTCGCCTCCTGCGAATCATCGGATCCCGACTCCACGCCGGGTTCGGATTCGACCTTGCGTCGTGTTTCCTCCTCCGAGATCCCGTCCTTGGGAACAGCCACGCCCTTCGCCGTGTTCGGTGGCGGTGCGGGAATCACGAACCAAGGCGTGAACACCGTGATCCACGGAGACATGGGCACCACCGGCGCTTCCACCATGATCACCGGCTTCCACAGCGCGAGCTTCCACTATGCGGAAACCCCGTTGAATGTGGGTGCCGTCAACGGCGCGGTGGTCACCGACGCCCCACAAGGGACGCCCGCCGATTTCGCACTGGCCAAGAACGTCGCAGGGGATGCGCTGAACGCCTACAACCAGCTGGCCGCCATTCCGGGAGGGATCGATCCCGCGGCCGGACTGCTGGAAGGACTGACCCTTTTCCCGGGAGTGTACAAGTCGGCATCCGGCGCCTTCCTGCTGGTCGGATCGGATCTGACCTTGGACGCCCAGGGGGACCCCGATGCGATCTGGGTGTTCCAGATGGCCAACTCCCTGACCGTGGGTGGTCCGGCGGCGCCTAGGAGCGTGGTTCTCGTCAATGGCGCGCAAGCGAAGAACGTCTACTGGCAAGTCGGCAGCGCGGCCACCATCAATGGCGCAGGTGGCGGCACGATGACAGGCACGATCCTGGCAAGCTCCGGGGCCAGCATTTCCAGTCCCGGAAGATCCGCGCCAACCACGCTCAATGGTCGGGCATTGGCGCTTTTCGGCTCGGTGACCATGGTCAATACCGTGATCAACACTCCTGATGAAGCGGTTCCTGCGAGAACCGCTGCATCAGCGACCAAGATGAGCGAATCGATCCCTCGCGTGTTGATCAGCGGCACCAACGCGGCGAACGTCGCGGCGGCCGCGGACCAAGGAACCATGGACATCGTCAACAACGGCGGCCATGTGGCCGCGACAGAAATCGGATCGGGTACGATCGACATCCTCAACGATGGCGGCGTGCTGACGGCGACCAACACCGGCAACGGCACCATGACCATCCGCAGCACCGCCACCGGCGCGGTGACGGTGACCAATACGGGCAATGGCAATGTCACGGTGAACGCCAGTGGTGACCAACCGATCACTCTGACCCACACAGGCGACGAAGACTTCAACTACCCCGCCAGCTCGGGCATCGCGAGGCGTTGA
- a CDS encoding M48 family metallopeptidase, translated as MPTTRSLQVDDLVFEVRRSKGRRTLQITVDRGGELILTAPPDAKVAVLRQFVKEKLFWVYTKLAEKGRLHKPVVPKSYVDGEGFLYLGRSYRLKLVDHQDVPLKLTGGRFNLLGTEMQNAREHFVRWYAERAKAWLTGRVLEFADGMGVSPTSIKVQDLGFRWGSCGKGGKLYFHWKTILLPARIAEYVTIHEMAHLHVPHHTPAFWLRVEHALPGYAQHKAWLAEHGMDVEGI; from the coding sequence ATGCCAACGACCAGAAGTCTGCAGGTCGACGACTTGGTCTTCGAAGTACGACGGAGCAAAGGGCGCCGAACCCTACAGATCACCGTGGATCGTGGCGGAGAGCTGATCCTGACCGCGCCGCCCGACGCCAAGGTCGCCGTGCTGCGGCAGTTCGTCAAGGAAAAGTTGTTCTGGGTGTACACGAAGCTCGCCGAGAAGGGTCGACTGCACAAACCTGTCGTACCCAAATCGTATGTCGATGGCGAAGGATTCCTTTACCTGGGTCGCAGTTACAGACTCAAGCTTGTCGATCATCAGGACGTTCCGCTGAAGCTTACCGGCGGGCGCTTCAACCTGCTTGGCACGGAAATGCAGAATGCCCGGGAACACTTCGTGCGCTGGTACGCGGAGCGTGCAAAAGCGTGGCTAACTGGCCGCGTCCTGGAGTTCGCCGATGGAATGGGCGTGTCACCAACATCGATCAAGGTCCAGGATCTGGGCTTCCGCTGGGGTTCCTGTGGTAAAGGTGGGAAGCTCTACTTCCACTGGAAGACCATCCTCCTGCCTGCCCGCATCGCCGAGTACGTGACCATCCACGAGATGGCGCACCTGCACGTGCCGCACCACACGCCAGCTTTCTGGTTGCGGGTGGAGCACGCGCTACCTGGTTACGCGCAGCACAAAGCCTGGCTGGCCGAACACGGGATGGACGTCGAGGGGATCTGA
- a CDS encoding type I restriction endonuclease subunit R: protein MGWELVEVEKPFVEQLVAQKWRHVHGDMDDPTVTGRTNFFEVVQEAVLRERLRAINLRNGKPWLDDDRLSEAVAAITRPRASKLMEANEEVTGLLLRGITVEGLPGWDGGRGQTIRYIDWEVPANNHFTVINQYRVNCPPGFDSAKKFIVPDLVLLVNGVPLVVVECKSPSVSEPLAEAVDQLRRYTNQRKPAGEVGEHEGNENLFRSVQLLVASSYDEARVACIGTAFEHFTQWKTVCAPEGTGSEVEIAQVMKKAVLSEQERLIAGILAPANLLDLVQNFMLYMQVNGQTIKTVCRYQQYRAVNRAIARLTTGKTRKEHGESDQRGGIVWHTQGSGKSLTMVFLIRKLRSAQALRRFKVVVVTDRKDLQTQLAGTAGLTGEKVQIASGQEGLRALLRQKGPGLIFSTIQKYRNPDLEDGAPIEDEDEFPSLLEAAEGAAFEILNEDESILVLIDEAHRTQAGDLHANLLAGIPNCVRIGFTGTPILMGQKKRTHAIFGDYIDKYTLKEAEADGATVPVLYEGRTAKGAVKDGANLDDLFEDMFAGHTPDELEAIRKKYATKGHIFDAPDLIADKARDMMRHYITNILPNNYKAQVVAYSRRAVVRYVDALRIARDEILRDAAALSGYEKEMDDELLCQRPPRFQALVQAWRVRETLQRIEFAAVISGSNNDDPTWKIWTDASAQEEAIKNYKKLLVHADPKKTSPLAFLVVKSMLLTGFDAPIEGVMYLDRPIREAELLQAIARVNRTGHGKRCGVVVDYYGIAQHLEEALKAYASDDIEGTLASIQDQIPVLRDRHVRVMDVLRQQGVESLRDTDACLQALSSERVRADFTVKLKAFLNTLDVVLPRPEGLPFVGDAKRLAFLHASARNRYKEGPVLGKDIGAKVRKLIDDHVISLGIDPKIPPVMLTDVEFDHQLSRAVNDRAKASEMEHAVRAHIRKHMDEDPVLFRKFSERLNEILQSLGEQWDELVLQLHGMITEIRTGTVPDEHVPADLPVHCAPFLRTVIDVACNGGAPSPHELPRFKDVTMELVSILTQEIQADPRIWTSQKLSAREALNGLLFEHISRLRPPLVNDEKAGVLADRLLDQAQANHDTLMSV from the coding sequence ATGGGCTGGGAATTGGTGGAAGTCGAGAAACCGTTTGTCGAGCAACTCGTTGCACAGAAGTGGCGCCATGTACACGGCGACATGGACGACCCAACCGTCACAGGACGAACCAATTTCTTCGAGGTTGTGCAGGAAGCCGTCCTGCGCGAACGCCTCCGAGCGATCAATCTACGCAACGGCAAACCTTGGCTGGACGACGACCGCCTCTCCGAGGCGGTTGCTGCCATTACCCGTCCACGTGCATCCAAGCTCATGGAGGCCAACGAAGAGGTCACTGGGCTGCTGCTCCGGGGCATTACCGTCGAAGGGCTTCCGGGCTGGGACGGCGGCCGTGGCCAGACCATCCGTTACATCGACTGGGAAGTGCCGGCCAACAACCACTTCACCGTCATCAACCAATACCGCGTGAACTGCCCACCCGGCTTCGACTCGGCCAAGAAGTTCATTGTGCCGGATCTGGTGCTACTGGTGAACGGCGTGCCGTTGGTGGTGGTTGAGTGCAAAAGCCCCTCGGTCTCGGAACCGTTGGCCGAAGCCGTGGACCAGTTGCGCCGCTACACAAACCAGCGCAAACCAGCCGGCGAAGTGGGCGAGCACGAGGGCAACGAGAACCTGTTCCGCAGCGTGCAGCTCCTGGTGGCGTCCAGCTACGACGAGGCGCGTGTCGCGTGTATCGGTACCGCCTTCGAACACTTCACACAGTGGAAGACTGTGTGTGCACCCGAAGGCACAGGCAGCGAAGTCGAGATCGCGCAGGTGATGAAAAAGGCCGTACTGTCCGAACAGGAGCGATTGATCGCGGGCATCTTGGCCCCAGCCAACCTGTTGGACCTGGTGCAAAACTTCATGCTGTACATGCAGGTGAACGGCCAGACCATCAAGACCGTGTGCCGTTACCAGCAGTACCGCGCCGTGAACCGGGCCATCGCCCGGCTCACGACCGGCAAGACTCGCAAAGAGCACGGAGAAAGCGACCAGCGCGGCGGCATCGTTTGGCACACGCAGGGTTCGGGCAAAAGCCTGACCATGGTGTTCTTGATCCGCAAGCTCCGCAGCGCCCAGGCGCTGCGTCGGTTCAAAGTGGTGGTCGTCACCGATCGCAAGGACTTGCAGACCCAGCTTGCCGGAACGGCGGGGCTCACAGGCGAAAAGGTCCAGATCGCATCGGGCCAAGAAGGGCTGCGTGCGCTGCTTCGGCAAAAAGGCCCTGGCCTGATCTTTTCCACCATCCAGAAGTACCGCAATCCCGACTTGGAAGACGGAGCACCAATCGAGGATGAAGACGAATTTCCGTCATTGCTGGAAGCCGCCGAAGGGGCAGCGTTCGAGATCCTGAACGAAGATGAATCGATTTTGGTGCTGATCGATGAAGCCCATCGCACACAAGCTGGCGACCTACATGCCAACCTCTTGGCCGGGATCCCCAACTGCGTGCGCATCGGGTTCACCGGAACCCCGATTTTGATGGGCCAGAAGAAGCGCACACACGCGATTTTTGGCGACTACATCGACAAGTACACGCTCAAGGAAGCCGAGGCCGATGGCGCCACGGTGCCAGTCTTGTACGAAGGCCGCACCGCCAAAGGCGCAGTGAAGGACGGCGCGAATCTGGACGATTTGTTCGAAGACATGTTCGCGGGACACACTCCCGATGAGCTGGAAGCGATCCGCAAAAAGTACGCGACCAAAGGGCATATCTTCGATGCACCGGATCTGATCGCAGACAAGGCCCGCGACATGATGCGGCACTACATCACGAACATTCTGCCCAACAACTACAAGGCACAGGTGGTGGCTTACAGTCGTCGTGCCGTGGTCAGGTACGTGGACGCCCTGCGCATCGCTCGCGACGAAATACTGCGCGATGCCGCAGCACTTTCCGGATACGAGAAGGAGATGGACGACGAGCTCCTGTGCCAGCGACCACCGCGATTCCAGGCGCTCGTGCAGGCGTGGCGCGTACGCGAGACCCTCCAGCGCATCGAGTTCGCGGCCGTGATCTCCGGGAGCAACAACGACGACCCGACTTGGAAAATCTGGACCGACGCCAGTGCCCAGGAAGAGGCCATCAAGAACTACAAGAAACTGCTGGTCCATGCCGACCCTAAAAAAACGAGCCCGTTGGCATTCCTGGTGGTGAAGTCCATGCTTCTGACAGGATTTGACGCGCCCATCGAAGGCGTCATGTATCTCGATCGTCCCATCCGTGAGGCCGAGTTGCTCCAAGCCATCGCACGCGTGAACCGAACAGGCCATGGAAAGCGCTGCGGAGTGGTGGTGGATTACTATGGCATCGCGCAGCATCTGGAAGAGGCGCTGAAAGCCTACGCGAGCGACGATATCGAAGGAACTCTGGCGAGCATCCAGGACCAAATACCGGTCTTGCGCGACCGCCATGTGCGCGTGATGGACGTACTGCGTCAACAGGGTGTGGAGTCTCTGCGCGACACTGATGCCTGCCTGCAAGCATTGTCGTCCGAGCGAGTGCGAGCCGACTTTACGGTGAAACTGAAGGCCTTCTTGAATACCCTGGATGTGGTGTTGCCGCGGCCTGAGGGATTGCCGTTCGTTGGTGATGCCAAGCGATTGGCCTTCTTGCACGCGAGCGCCCGAAACCGCTACAAGGAAGGCCCGGTTCTAGGCAAGGACATCGGCGCCAAGGTTCGCAAGCTCATCGACGACCACGTCATTTCTTTGGGTATCGACCCGAAGATCCCACCTGTGATGCTCACCGATGTGGAGTTCGACCACCAGCTTTCACGAGCCGTGAACGATCGCGCCAAGGCATCTGAGATGGAACACGCCGTGCGTGCGCACATCCGCAAGCACATGGACGAGGACCCGGTCCTGTTCCGCAAGTTTTCGGAACGCTTGAACGAGATCCTCCAGAGCCTGGGCGAGCAATGGGATGAACTAGTCCTGCAGCTTCATGGCATGATCACGGAGATCCGCACCGGCACGGTGCCCGACGAGCACGTGCCCGCCGACCTTCCAGTTCACTGCGCGCCGTTCCTTCGGACGGTCATCGACGTGGCCTGCAATGGCGGCGCTCCCAGCCCACACGAGTTGCCGCGTTTCAAGGACGTGACGATGGAGTTGGTGTCAATCCTGACGCAGGAGATCCAGGCGGACCCGCGCATCTGGACTTCTCAGAAATTGTCAGCTCGGGAAGCTCTGAATGGACTGTTGTTCGAGCACATTTCGCGCTTGCGACCGCCACTCGTGAACGACGAAAAAGCAGGCGTTCTCGCCGACCGTCTGTTGGATCAAGCCCAGGCGAACCACGACACCTTGATGAGCGTTTGA
- a CDS encoding macro domain-containing protein gives MIDFVHGNILEAPVQAAVNAVNTKGVMGKGLALQFKKAFPQVSQAYEQAARRGDLMPGGVLLTETGQLDSIRYVLHAATKDHWRNPSRLEWVESALEQLVEIVRTHNIESIALPALGCGLGGLTWPTVKASMEVILAKLPETRILVYLPQ, from the coding sequence ATGATCGACTTCGTCCACGGCAACATCCTGGAAGCTCCGGTCCAAGCGGCGGTCAATGCCGTCAACACCAAGGGCGTGATGGGAAAGGGGCTGGCTCTCCAGTTCAAGAAAGCGTTTCCTCAAGTATCGCAAGCGTACGAACAAGCCGCCCGTCGTGGCGACCTGATGCCCGGCGGAGTCCTTCTGACCGAAACTGGCCAACTGGATTCCATCCGGTACGTGCTCCATGCCGCGACCAAGGACCACTGGCGGAACCCGTCCCGTCTGGAGTGGGTGGAGTCCGCGTTGGAGCAGTTGGTGGAGATCGTGCGTACGCACAACATCGAGTCCATCGCCTTGCCTGCGTTGGGTTGCGGACTGGGAGGCCTTACCTGGCCGACGGTGAAGGCCAGCATGGAAGTGATCCTGGCCAAGCTGCCGGAAACCCGGATTCTGGTGTACCTGCCGCAGTGA
- a CDS encoding putative DNA binding domain-containing protein, whose translation MTEAHLPPRETLTVEFKSDLKRLPDHELVEAIVCMANADGGELWLGVEDDGKPTGLHKDHEMLAGLAGLVAARTSPSVNVTVDALDVNDVPVARIRVPKAHSEVATQGGLYLRRRLKPDGTPECTPMLPHDRLIRASTFGLLDASAQPVAGATLDDLDPLERERLRQSVQRYGGDRVLLELDDEALDGALGLTSRTPEGRVPTLTGLLLVGREPSLRRLVSTHEVAFQVLSQESVRFNEFSRAPLLKSLEWLETNFRPYNPEEELQVGLFRVPVPKVDLGAFREAVANALIHRDYHRLGAVHVRLQDDALVISNPGGLVEGVTLVNLLVTEPRPRNPALADAMKRIGIVERSGRGVDTIYRGLLRFGRPAPDYSRTDAQSVVLCLPTEDADLAFLKLVVDEENRRQGPLPVDSLIALATLHELKRMTAEQLAERIQRDPATSKRTLEALVEIGLIEAHGNTRGRSYTLSASLYQAAGQKAAYTRQMGFSAIQHEQMILSYVAQHGQIKRGDVIELCRLDEDQAWRVLKRLVKRRALAKTGERRGAFYTVPNPS comes from the coding sequence ATGACCGAGGCACATCTTCCACCGCGTGAAACGTTGACGGTCGAGTTCAAGAGCGACCTCAAGCGGCTGCCCGACCACGAGCTGGTCGAAGCCATCGTCTGCATGGCTAACGCCGATGGCGGCGAGCTGTGGCTTGGTGTGGAAGACGACGGCAAGCCGACCGGTCTGCATAAGGATCACGAGATGCTCGCGGGCTTGGCCGGATTGGTCGCGGCCCGCACATCGCCTTCCGTGAACGTGACCGTCGATGCACTGGATGTGAACGACGTTCCCGTCGCACGCATCCGCGTGCCCAAGGCGCACAGCGAAGTGGCGACTCAAGGCGGCTTGTACCTGCGCCGACGGCTGAAACCCGACGGCACGCCCGAGTGCACTCCCATGCTTCCGCACGACCGCCTGATCCGAGCGTCCACGTTCGGACTGCTTGACGCCTCGGCCCAGCCCGTGGCTGGCGCGACACTGGACGATCTGGATCCGTTGGAGCGTGAACGTCTTCGGCAGTCCGTGCAGCGCTACGGCGGCGACCGCGTCTTGCTGGAACTCGACGACGAAGCGCTCGACGGCGCCTTGGGACTGACCAGCCGCACGCCGGAGGGTCGCGTGCCCACATTGACCGGACTTCTGTTAGTCGGGCGCGAGCCTTCACTCCGGCGCCTGGTATCTACCCACGAGGTCGCCTTCCAGGTCTTGTCTCAGGAGTCGGTGCGGTTCAATGAATTCAGCCGCGCTCCGCTGTTGAAATCCCTGGAGTGGCTGGAGACCAATTTCCGTCCGTACAATCCCGAAGAAGAACTTCAGGTGGGATTGTTCCGTGTGCCTGTCCCGAAGGTGGACCTTGGAGCCTTCCGCGAAGCCGTAGCCAACGCGCTCATCCATCGCGACTACCACCGGCTGGGGGCCGTCCATGTGCGCCTGCAAGACGACGCCTTGGTGATCAGCAACCCAGGTGGCCTGGTGGAAGGCGTTACCCTTGTGAACCTGCTGGTCACAGAGCCCCGTCCACGCAACCCCGCCTTGGCCGATGCCATGAAGAGAATTGGGATCGTGGAACGCTCCGGACGCGGGGTCGACACCATCTACCGCGGCCTGCTGCGCTTTGGCCGCCCGGCCCCCGACTACAGCCGCACCGATGCGCAGAGTGTGGTCTTGTGCTTGCCCACCGAGGACGCCGACTTGGCCTTCTTGAAGCTGGTCGTGGACGAGGAAAATCGCCGCCAGGGTCCGCTGCCTGTGGACAGCCTTATCGCCTTGGCGACCCTGCACGAACTCAAGCGCATGACAGCAGAACAATTGGCCGAGCGAATCCAGCGCGATCCCGCCACGTCCAAGCGAACCCTCGAGGCCTTGGTGGAAATCGGTCTTATCGAGGCGCACGGCAACACACGCGGCCGCAGTTACACGCTTTCTGCATCGCTCTACCAAGCCGCTGGCCAGAAGGCGGCGTACACCCGCCAAATGGGCTTCTCGGCGATCCAGCACGAACAAATGATCCTGAGCTACGTGGCGCAGCACGGGCAGATCAAGCGCGGCGACGTGATAGAGTTGTGCAGGCTTGATGAAGACCAGGCATGGCGAGTGCTCAAGCGCCTTGTTAAACGCAGAGCCTTGGCCAAAACTGGCGAGCGTCGAGGCGCTTTCTACACCGTACCCAACCCGTCCTGA
- a CDS encoding restriction endonuclease subunit S — translation MSDSASHQLAEYETAGEIELGRGEVISSIDLNTHIGDYPVYSSSAVGNGEFGRYGRYMFDEELITWSIDGGGRPFYRPKHKYSVTNVCGFLRIKRPDLWSYRYLHALLEKLQSGIQFDYQMKAHPSVIRELYRFPRIPMSHQLQIGNILDTLDTAIQQTEAILEKLKAVKQGLLHDLLTRGIDANGQLRPPQAEAPHLYKESPLGWIPREWEPAVLNDFVNAKRPIVYGILMPGYGFPGGVPVVKVKDIFGGRIRSEDLLLTSPVIDREYSRSRLRSGDFLFTIRGSVGRTAFVPSHLNDANITQDTARISVVDYDARFIRDFLAMPIASTFISIHTLGVAVQGINLRDMRKIPILKPSKDEATEIANRLETFDVRIEREAFMIKKMMDQKKALMDDLLTGRVRVTPLLEKAA, via the coding sequence ATGTCTGATTCTGCAAGCCACCAACTTGCGGAGTATGAGACCGCTGGGGAAATCGAACTTGGTCGTGGTGAAGTAATCTCGTCGATTGACTTGAATACTCATATCGGCGACTATCCGGTTTACTCATCCTCGGCAGTAGGCAATGGCGAATTTGGTCGCTATGGCCGGTATATGTTTGATGAAGAGCTCATCACTTGGTCGATTGACGGTGGCGGGCGTCCATTCTATCGACCGAAGCACAAATATTCCGTCACGAATGTATGCGGGTTTCTGCGAATCAAACGTCCAGACCTTTGGAGCTACCGCTATCTTCACGCCCTTCTGGAAAAGTTGCAGTCTGGCATTCAATTCGATTATCAGATGAAGGCGCATCCGAGCGTGATTCGTGAGCTGTATCGATTTCCTCGAATACCAATGAGTCACCAGCTTCAAATTGGTAACATCCTCGACACCCTCGACACGGCGATCCAGCAGACCGAGGCGATCCTGGAGAAGCTCAAGGCCGTCAAGCAAGGCCTGCTGCACGACCTGCTAACCCGTGGCATCGACGCCAACGGTCAACTGCGCCCGCCCCAGGCCGAAGCCCCGCATCTGTACAAGGAGTCTCCGCTGGGATGGATCCCGAGGGAGTGGGAGCCAGCAGTTTTGAACGATTTTGTGAATGCAAAACGACCGATTGTTTACGGAATCCTGATGCCCGGATATGGCTTTCCTGGCGGGGTTCCTGTCGTGAAAGTGAAGGATATCTTTGGGGGGCGTATTCGGTCCGAAGACTTGTTGCTAACTAGCCCCGTGATTGACAGAGAGTATAGCCGAAGCCGATTGCGGTCTGGCGACTTCCTTTTCACGATTCGAGGAAGTGTAGGGCGCACGGCTTTTGTGCCTTCACACCTCAACGACGCGAATATCACCCAGGATACAGCGCGCATTTCAGTAGTCGATTATGACGCTCGATTTATTCGAGATTTCCTAGCCATGCCCATCGCTTCTACTTTCATCTCTATTCACACACTTGGAGTAGCAGTCCAAGGCATCAATCTTCGGGATATGCGTAAAATCCCGATTTTGAAACCCTCAAAAGATGAAGCCACCGAGATTGCGAATCGCCTCGAAACTTTCGACGTCCGCATTGAACGCGAGGCGTTCATGATCAAGAAAATGATGGATCAAAAGAAAGCCCTCATGGACGACCTCCTCACCGGCCGAGTTCGGGTCACGCCGCTGCTGGAAAAGGCCGCATGA